From a single Carassius carassius chromosome 8, fCarCar2.1, whole genome shotgun sequence genomic region:
- the LOC132144598 gene encoding uncharacterized protein LOC132144598, producing MTTKSPEKIKEEFLSFTEEGAVDLCRIARFVKHHCNSTVPLVKPRSCTLRICGLEETVYEGDEEQLEAWKYYYLPERMEMEVIGAIDDFPCDAFGLQLVLLLGEDGRVFACEDELLHLVARNLRDLLQNEMAFPGIETFKLGECFEEPTEEEYLEMMESVDVKEMKKQHMKFRESLELDLLNTMNEITQSRKVQKQKQVVSEEFTSSTKQRLQENASICSCKVENREKVWYNQCHYRAFCLSNHELIV from the exons ATGACAACCAA ATCCCCAGAAAAAATCAAGGAGGAATTTCTGTCATTCACTGAAGAAG GTGCTGTGGATCTCTGTAGAATAGCACGTTTCGTAAAGCATCACTGCAACTCGACAGTTCCTCTTGTGAAACCAAGAAGCTGCACTCTGAGAATTTGTGGGCTGGAAGAAACCGTGTACGAAGGGGATGAAGAGCAACTTGAAGCCTGGAAATATTATTACCTGCCAGAAAGGATGGAAATGGAAGTGATTGGTGCCATTGATGACTTCCCATGTGATGCATTCGGTCTGCAGCTGGTGCTTTTGTTGGGTGAAGATGGAAGGGTCTTTGCCTGTGAGGATGAGCTTTTGCACCTCGTAGCCAGGAATTTGAGGGACCTGCTTCAAAATGAAATGGCTTTCCCTGGAATAGAGACCTTCAAGCTTGGAGAGTGTTTTGAAGAGCCG ACTGAGGAAGAATATCTTGAAATGATGGAAAGTGTTGATGTCAAAGAAATGAAGAAACAACACATGAAGTTCAGAGAATCTCTGGAGCTTGATTTGCTCAACACTATGAATGAAATCACACAGAGCCGTAAG gttcaaaaacaaaaacaagtggtTTCAGAGGAGTTCACCTCAAGCACAAAACAAAGACTTCAAGAAAATGCATCAATATGCAGTTGCAAGGTGGAAAACAGAGAAAAAGTTTGGTACAATCAATGTCATTACAGGGCTTTTTGCCTATCAAACCATGAGCTTAttgtgtaa